In Phaeobacter inhibens DSM 16374, the following proteins share a genomic window:
- a CDS encoding response regulator, whose translation MNLADRLTEERRARLAAERLLELKQAELSAANRKLGRHALALTRQIGATQAEVATVRDENAKVKSDLSTANEKVERAERRLWHSIQAFQDGFAFFDADSKLIGANTAYLDLFDGLEEVTPGVSYVRILQILTDEGLVNTGEQDPDHWRAQMSERWLSPSPEPVVVRMWDDRYLRLLDQRGHGGDMVSLALDITSTVQYEEELQAARERAEAANRAKSAFLANMSHEIRTPMNGVVGMAELLSDTNLSDEQQLYANTIKNSGEALLVIINDVLDYSKIEAQKLELHPEPFDLERSVHEVLMLLQPTARDKGLTLLLDYDLFLPTSFVGDPGRIRQVLTNLVGNAVKFTSEGHVALQITGISNADDKICSIHVTIEDTGIGIPEEKVQDIFGEFNQVEDERNRQFEGTGLGLAISKRLIELMGGEIWVESQEGKGSCFGFRMELPLAEGASTSIPTLPKGLCQIAVIDSQSVMRDVLSKQLAMLGLEVTVFDNGAAAIAGMPDGVDLVVCDEQLPDQNGVELAQKLRSGPFAQVPILMLSSDPTAPSNSDVQSVTDSVLLKPIQRDELFQRLVDLPGGGSATRPSAVPETVVTPPELSSVATHPDPPQPAPAPAAALTAVSTRPTQRLMRVLAAEDNRTNQLVFRKMVKDLNIDLQFVSNGIEAVEVYQSFQPDLIFMDISMPVMDGKEATQKIRALEHGTGIYTPVVALTAHAMAGDSDGILAAGLDHYLTKPLRKALIHERIHAYLPAEAAPLTHETITQTGAA comes from the coding sequence ATGAACCTTGCTGACAGATTGACGGAAGAACGACGCGCGCGTCTCGCGGCGGAGCGCCTGCTTGAGCTGAAGCAGGCGGAGCTTTCGGCAGCCAACCGCAAACTCGGACGTCATGCGCTGGCCTTGACCCGCCAGATCGGCGCCACGCAGGCCGAGGTGGCCACCGTCCGCGACGAAAACGCCAAGGTGAAATCGGATCTCTCCACCGCCAACGAGAAAGTTGAACGCGCCGAGCGTCGTCTCTGGCATTCGATCCAGGCCTTTCAGGACGGGTTCGCCTTTTTTGATGCGGACAGCAAACTAATCGGCGCCAACACCGCCTATCTTGATCTGTTTGACGGTCTGGAGGAAGTGACGCCGGGCGTCTCCTACGTGCGGATCCTGCAGATCCTCACCGATGAGGGGCTGGTCAACACCGGAGAACAGGATCCGGATCACTGGCGCGCCCAGATGTCAGAACGCTGGTTGTCCCCCTCACCGGAACCGGTGGTCGTGCGGATGTGGGATGATCGCTACCTGCGGCTGCTGGATCAGCGTGGCCACGGTGGGGATATGGTCAGCCTCGCCCTCGATATCACCTCCACCGTTCAATATGAGGAAGAGTTGCAGGCTGCCCGCGAACGGGCCGAGGCCGCAAACCGGGCCAAATCGGCTTTCCTGGCCAATATGTCCCACGAGATTCGCACGCCGATGAACGGTGTCGTTGGCATGGCAGAGCTGCTCAGCGACACCAACCTGAGCGACGAACAGCAACTCTACGCCAATACGATCAAGAATTCCGGAGAGGCGCTGCTGGTAATCATCAACGACGTGCTCGACTATTCCAAAATTGAAGCACAGAAACTGGAACTGCACCCTGAACCCTTTGATCTGGAACGCAGCGTCCATGAGGTGCTGATGCTGCTGCAGCCCACCGCGCGGGACAAGGGGCTGACACTGCTGCTGGACTACGACCTGTTCCTGCCAACCAGCTTTGTCGGGGATCCCGGGCGCATTCGTCAGGTGCTCACCAATCTGGTCGGCAACGCGGTAAAATTCACCTCCGAGGGGCACGTCGCGCTGCAAATCACCGGCATCTCCAACGCGGATGATAAGATATGTTCGATCCACGTCACGATTGAGGATACCGGGATCGGCATCCCGGAGGAGAAAGTGCAGGATATCTTTGGCGAGTTCAATCAGGTCGAAGATGAGCGCAATCGCCAGTTTGAGGGCACCGGCCTTGGCCTTGCGATCTCAAAGCGGCTGATTGAACTGATGGGCGGCGAGATCTGGGTCGAAAGTCAGGAGGGCAAAGGATCCTGCTTCGGCTTCCGCATGGAGCTGCCGCTGGCGGAGGGGGCCTCCACCAGTATTCCCACCCTGCCCAAGGGATTGTGCCAGATCGCCGTCATTGATTCACAATCGGTGATGCGCGATGTGCTCAGCAAACAACTGGCCATGCTAGGGCTGGAGGTCACCGTATTCGACAATGGCGCCGCTGCGATTGCTGGCATGCCAGACGGCGTTGATCTGGTTGTCTGCGACGAACAACTGCCAGATCAGAATGGTGTCGAACTGGCACAGAAACTGCGCTCCGGACCTTTTGCTCAGGTGCCGATCCTGATGCTCAGCAGCGATCCCACCGCACCCAGCAATTCAGATGTGCAATCGGTGACGGACAGCGTGCTCTTGAAACCGATCCAGCGGGATGAGCTGTTCCAGAGACTGGTCGATCTGCCCGGCGGCGGATCAGCGACCCGCCCCTCTGCTGTCCCCGAAACCGTGGTGACGCCACCAGAACTGAGCAGCGTCGCAACCCACCCCGACCCACCCCAACCTGCTCCGGCCCCCGCGGCGGCCCTCACCGCCGTCAGCACACGCCCCACCCAGCGGCTCATGCGGGTGCTGGCAGCAGAGGACAATCGCACCAACCAGCTTGTATTCCGCAAGATGGTGAAGGATCTGAACATAGACCTGCAATTTGTCAGCAACGGGATTGAGGCGGTAGAGGTCTATCAGTCGTTCCAGCCTGATCTGATCTTCATGGATATCTCCATGCCGGTGATGGATGGCAAAGAAGCAACCCAGAAAATTCGCGCGCTGGAACACGGCACCGGCATCTATACGCCGGTTGTCGCCCTCACGGCCCATGCCATGGCCGGTGATTCAGACGGAATTCTCGCCGCGGGGCTGGATCACTACCTGACCAAACCTCTGCGCAAGGCGCTGATCCATGAACGCATTCACGCCTATCTCCCGGCAGAGGCAGCGCCGCTAACGCACGAGACGATCACCCAGACCGGCGCCGCCTGA
- the yaaA gene encoding peroxide stress protein YaaA, protein MLVVTSPAKKLDWSERDVEMTWPAMHDAATELASVARDLSVADLMKLMHISEDLAKLNYERFQRFAVDPGADDIRPAALAFAGDTYQGLEAGSLDAEEMAWAQDHFRILSGLYGVLRPLDAMQAYRLEMGSRLKTEQGKTLYDYWGREISDALNAQGEAVGSDVLVNCASQEYFGAVDRDALKLRVVTPVFMEDKNGTPKVVSFYAKRARGAMARYIIQNRLSDPAALLDFDSGGYRYMPEMSEPDQPVFLRAG, encoded by the coding sequence ATGCTGGTAGTGACTTCTCCGGCGAAAAAGCTGGACTGGAGCGAACGCGACGTTGAGATGACATGGCCTGCCATGCACGACGCGGCGACGGAATTGGCATCAGTGGCACGCGATCTGTCGGTGGCCGATCTGATGAAGCTGATGCATATCAGCGAGGATCTGGCAAAGCTGAATTATGAGCGGTTCCAGAGGTTTGCTGTGGATCCCGGCGCGGATGATATTCGCCCGGCGGCACTGGCCTTTGCGGGCGATACCTATCAGGGGCTGGAGGCGGGATCTCTGGACGCAGAGGAAATGGCCTGGGCGCAGGATCACTTCCGCATTCTGTCGGGGCTTTACGGTGTGTTGCGCCCGCTGGATGCGATGCAGGCCTACCGGTTGGAGATGGGTTCGCGGCTGAAAACGGAACAGGGCAAGACCCTCTATGACTACTGGGGGCGCGAAATTTCTGATGCGCTGAATGCACAGGGCGAGGCCGTGGGCAGCGATGTGCTGGTGAACTGTGCGAGCCAGGAATATTTCGGCGCAGTTGATCGCGACGCGCTGAAGTTGCGTGTGGTGACGCCGGTGTTCATGGAAGACAAAAATGGCACGCCCAAAGTCGTCAGCTTTTACGCCAAGCGGGCGCGGGGCGCGATGGCGCGCTACATCATTCAGAACCGGCTTAGCGACCCTGCGGCGTTGCTGGATTTTGACAGTGGCGGCTATCGCTACATGCCGGAGATGTCGGAGCCGGATCAGCCAGTGTTCCTGCGCGCAGGCTGA